In the genome of Chloroflexota bacterium, one region contains:
- the gcvPB gene encoding aminomethyl-transferring glycine dehydrogenase subunit GcvPB has protein sequence MKKSKHYLLPDISRPGKVGCRLPELDVPAAELPPREFMRQELALPEVSEAELVRYFTALSRRNYGVDTGFYPLGSCTMKYNPKWHEDIVRFPGFQSIHPYQPVDTVQGALQLMYELQELLAEITGMNATSLAPMAGAQGELAGLLMVKAYHRSRGEKGRRKILVPDSAHGTNPATATMCGFEVTIVKSNGDGNLDLKRLTGLMNEEVAAVTLTMPTTLGLFDPRIAEISAIVHDRGGLLIGDGANLNSLLGKVKFGDLGFDCVQLNLHKTFSTPHGGGGPGSGPVCVKGNLSNFLPTPVVSKDKREYRFAIPPKSIGSLGTAYGNFGVMVKAYAYIRSLGAEGLREVSENAVLNANYIKEKLKPYYHLPYDRTCMHEVVFSGKRQKAKGVATLDIAKRLLDYGFHPPTIYFPQVVEEAVMIEPTETESKETLDAFIEAMVEIAREAEENPESLRSAPHSTPVRRLDEVNAARKPDLRWKLP, from the coding sequence ATGAAAAAAAGCAAGCACTATCTGTTGCCGGATATAAGCAGACCGGGTAAAGTCGGGTGCCGACTTCCCGAACTGGATGTACCAGCCGCCGAGCTTCCTCCCCGGGAATTTATGCGTCAGGAACTGGCGCTCCCTGAGGTCAGCGAAGCTGAGCTGGTGAGGTACTTCACCGCTCTCAGCAGGCGAAATTACGGCGTGGACACCGGATTCTACCCGCTTGGCAGCTGCACCATGAAGTACAACCCGAAATGGCATGAGGACATTGTCCGATTTCCGGGATTTCAATCGATTCATCCCTATCAGCCAGTTGACACGGTGCAGGGAGCCCTACAGCTTATGTATGAACTGCAGGAGCTGCTCGCCGAGATTACCGGGATGAATGCCACCAGCCTGGCGCCGATGGCAGGAGCGCAGGGGGAACTGGCCGGCCTGCTGATGGTCAAAGCCTATCACCGCTCACGCGGTGAAAAAGGTCGACGCAAAATACTGGTGCCAGACTCGGCACACGGTACCAACCCGGCAACCGCGACCATGTGCGGTTTTGAGGTGACCATCGTTAAATCCAATGGCGACGGCAACCTTGACTTGAAGCGCCTGACAGGTCTGATGAATGAAGAGGTCGCTGCCGTGACCCTGACCATGCCGACCACGCTCGGTCTCTTTGACCCCCGGATTGCCGAGATAAGCGCCATTGTCCACGATAGAGGCGGATTGCTCATCGGCGATGGCGCCAATTTGAACTCCCTGCTGGGAAAAGTAAAGTTCGGCGACCTCGGTTTCGACTGCGTCCAGCTTAACTTGCACAAGACGTTCAGCACTCCGCATGGCGGCGGCGGCCCCGGTTCGGGCCCGGTCTGCGTCAAGGGTAATCTGTCCAATTTCCTGCCCACACCGGTCGTTTCAAAGGATAAAAGAGAATACCGGTTCGCCATACCGCCAAAATCAATCGGCAGCCTTGGCACTGCCTACGGGAACTTCGGCGTTATGGTCAAAGCATACGCCTACATCCGCTCGCTGGGCGCCGAAGGTTTAAGGGAAGTCAGCGAAAACGCCGTTCTCAATGCCAATTACATTAAAGAGAAATTGAAGCCATACTATCATCTGCCCTATGACCGCACCTGTATGCACGAGGTGGTTTTCTCCGGCAAAAGACAAAAAGCGAAGGGAGTCGCCACGCTGGACATCGCCAAACGCCTGCTTGACTACGGTTTTCACCCACCAACCATCTATTTCCCCCAGGTGGTTGAGGAGGCCGTCATGATAGAGCCCACCGAAACCGAGAGCAAAGAGACGCTCGATGCCTTCATCGAAGCCATGGTTGAAATTGCCAGGGAAGCTGAGGAAAATCCGGAATCGCTGCGTTCTGCACCACACAGTACTCCCGTGAGAAGGCTGGACGAGGTCAATGCCGCCAGAAAACCGGACCTGCGCTGGAAGTTGCCATGA
- the gcvPA gene encoding aminomethyl-transferring glycine dehydrogenase subunit GcvPA has product MPSPYIPNTDRDRAAMLRDIGAGSVDELFQDVPAQFRDVRFNLPPPLTELELKGELRQLSRQNAALDDYACFLGAGYYRHFVPSVVGHITGRSEFYTAYTPYQAEASQGILQSIYEYQSLVCQLTGMEVSNAGMYDGASAAAEAALMACRLTDRKEVALLSTVNPRYRDVIGTYDSGQDIAINELKPDFKDLSNKCACLLVQQPNFFGHFEEAERYAELAHRAGALLVVIFDPISLGLFQPPGNYGADIAVAEGQSLGNPLNFGGPGLGIFTCRQEHLRQMPGRIVGRTIDVEGQTGYVLTMATREQHIRRERATSNICTNEALVALAATVYLAAMGKDGLRRVAELCYHKAHYLASSINKLEGYSLAFKQPFFKEFTIRCPIPPEQINQALRKEKIIGGLDVSHLVDNGLLLCATEMNSRREIDRLVSALGAL; this is encoded by the coding sequence ATGCCTTCACCGTATATTCCAAATACTGACCGTGACCGCGCCGCTATGCTGCGTGATATCGGCGCCGGTTCCGTTGACGAGCTTTTTCAGGACGTCCCGGCGCAGTTTCGTGATGTCCGGTTTAACCTGCCGCCACCCCTCACCGAGCTGGAGCTCAAAGGGGAGTTACGTCAGCTGTCGCGTCAAAATGCCGCTCTGGATGACTATGCTTGTTTTCTCGGCGCGGGCTATTACCGGCACTTTGTTCCCAGCGTTGTCGGGCACATCACCGGGCGCAGCGAGTTCTACACCGCCTATACCCCCTACCAGGCCGAAGCCAGCCAGGGAATCCTGCAGTCGATATACGAATACCAATCGCTGGTCTGTCAGCTGACCGGAATGGAGGTCAGCAACGCCGGCATGTACGACGGCGCCTCGGCGGCCGCCGAGGCGGCCCTCATGGCCTGTCGCCTTACGGATAGAAAAGAGGTTGCTTTACTGTCAACGGTAAATCCCAGATACCGTGACGTCATTGGCACCTACGACAGCGGCCAGGATATAGCCATAAATGAGCTGAAGCCAGATTTTAAAGATTTATCCAATAAATGTGCCTGTTTGCTCGTGCAGCAGCCCAATTTCTTCGGCCACTTTGAAGAGGCAGAGCGCTATGCCGAGCTTGCGCACCGCGCCGGGGCGCTGCTGGTCGTTATCTTCGACCCGATTTCTCTCGGCCTTTTTCAACCGCCGGGAAACTACGGTGCGGACATCGCCGTCGCCGAGGGGCAGTCGCTGGGCAACCCGTTGAATTTCGGCGGGCCCGGATTGGGCATCTTCACCTGCCGCCAAGAACATCTGCGCCAGATGCCGGGCAGAATTGTTGGCCGTACGATTGATGTTGAAGGCCAGACCGGCTACGTTCTCACCATGGCCACCCGCGAGCAGCATATACGGAGAGAGCGAGCGACCTCGAATATATGTACCAATGAGGCGCTGGTGGCACTCGCCGCCACGGTTTATCTGGCAGCGATGGGGAAAGACGGGCTTCGCCGGGTGGCCGAGCTCTGCTACCACAAGGCCCATTACTTGGCCAGCTCTATAAATAAGCTTGAGGGCTATTCGCTGGCCTTCAAGCAGCCGTTCTTTAAAGAATTCACCATTCGTTGCCCGATACCACCCGAACAGATAAACCAAGCACTTCGGAAAGAAAAAATCATCGGTGGCCTTGACGTGAGCCACCTGGTGGACAACGGCCTGCTGCTCTGCGCCACCGAGATGAATTCAAGACGGGAGATAGACCGCCTTGTCTCCGCTCTGGGAGCGCTATGA
- the gcvH gene encoding glycine cleavage system protein GcvH yields MNLQEYRYSQEHEWVCAEPQGKARIGITDYAQSQLGDIVFLDLPEPGSQVAQFEKMGEVETVKAVSDLFSPASGKVLERNQAVLDNPALVNEDPYGAGWLLKIELSQPEELEVLMSGDEYKEFVAGLSQDASD; encoded by the coding sequence ATGAATCTGCAGGAATATAGGTATTCGCAGGAGCACGAATGGGTCTGTGCCGAGCCTCAGGGCAAAGCGAGGATTGGAATCACCGATTATGCGCAGTCCCAACTTGGCGACATCGTCTTTCTTGATTTGCCCGAACCCGGTTCTCAGGTGGCACAATTTGAGAAGATGGGAGAGGTTGAAACGGTTAAAGCGGTATCCGACCTTTTCTCGCCAGCGAGCGGTAAAGTGCTGGAGAGAAATCAGGCCGTGCTTGATAACCCCGCACTCGTGAATGAGGACCCTTACGGGGCTGGATGGCTATTAAAGATTGAACTAAGTCAGCCCGAGGAGCTGGAAGTATTGATGAGCGGTGACGAATATAAGGAATTCGTCGCCGGGCTTTCGCAGGATGCTTCAGATTAG
- the serA gene encoding phosphoglycerate dehydrogenase produces MKVLVADPIAAQGIDILRQHAEVDVKKGMTPEELRSVISDYDALVVRSQTRVTADIIEVAEKLQVIGRAGVGVDNIDVDAATRHGIIVINSPEGNIVSTAEHTIAMLLALARRIPQAHDLLHAGVWDRELKGAEIRNKVLGIIGLGRVGTEVAEMAKGLRMEVIAYDPMVSESRAERLGVQLVELETLLKTADFITMHVPLNASTRDLIGRSELRLVKPTAMLINCARGGILDEKALYDALNQGKLAGAAIDVFSKEPAQDNILLQSDKVIATPHMAASTFEAEASASIDIAEQVVAVLQGHPPKSPVNAPMITAEALSILGPYIQVGTTIGRIAVQLLEGHPDSLTIRYQGDIAREDTNPVKVAVLAGLLNGLTEERVNMVNADIIADSRGLNVTEQKEATCENYANMLTVEVNTRAGKTLVAGSSLRGRTHLTRMGDYWLEIEPTGSYMLFTEHRDCPGMIGMVGTVIGNANINISQMQVSRGVHRGGGAMMVLCLDDPITEECYQQIRAIPDMYKVLAVKLNK; encoded by the coding sequence ATGAAGGTTCTCGTAGCCGACCCGATAGCGGCACAGGGCATTGATATCCTGCGGCAGCATGCTGAGGTTGATGTAAAAAAGGGCATGACGCCTGAGGAACTGAGGTCAGTTATCAGCGATTATGATGCTCTGGTGGTGCGCAGCCAGACGCGGGTCACTGCTGATATTATCGAAGTGGCGGAAAAGCTGCAGGTCATCGGCAGGGCGGGGGTGGGGGTGGATAACATAGATGTCGATGCCGCCACCCGCCACGGTATCATTGTAATCAATTCTCCAGAAGGCAATATCGTCTCCACCGCCGAGCATACCATTGCCATGCTGCTTGCCCTGGCACGTCGCATTCCGCAGGCACATGACCTTCTCCACGCCGGGGTGTGGGACCGCGAATTAAAGGGGGCAGAAATCCGCAACAAGGTGTTGGGTATTATCGGCCTGGGCCGTGTGGGAACCGAAGTGGCGGAAATGGCCAAAGGGTTGCGCATGGAGGTTATCGCCTATGACCCGATGGTCTCGGAAAGCAGGGCAGAAAGATTGGGTGTACAGCTCGTGGAGCTGGAGACGCTGCTGAAAACGGCCGATTTCATCACCATGCACGTGCCGCTTAACGCCAGCACCAGGGATTTAATTGGCCGCAGTGAACTCAGGCTGGTCAAACCTACGGCCATGCTGATAAACTGCGCGCGGGGTGGCATCTTGGATGAGAAGGCACTCTATGATGCGCTCAATCAGGGGAAACTGGCCGGGGCGGCAATCGATGTCTTCAGCAAGGAGCCGGCACAGGATAACATTCTGCTTCAGAGCGATAAGGTAATCGCTACCCCTCATATGGCGGCCTCAACATTTGAGGCAGAGGCAAGCGCCAGCATCGATATCGCCGAGCAGGTGGTTGCCGTTCTCCAGGGGCACCCGCCCAAGTCGCCGGTAAACGCGCCAATGATAACAGCAGAGGCCCTGTCAATACTTGGGCCGTATATCCAGGTGGGTACGACCATCGGGCGGATTGCCGTGCAGTTGTTGGAAGGGCATCCGGACTCGCTGACCATTCGCTACCAGGGTGACATTGCCAGAGAGGATACCAATCCGGTAAAGGTGGCTGTGCTTGCCGGCCTGCTGAACGGTCTTACGGAAGAGCGTGTGAATATGGTCAATGCTGACATCATCGCCGACAGCCGTGGATTAAACGTTACCGAGCAGAAAGAAGCTACCTGTGAAAATTACGCCAATATGCTGACGGTAGAGGTAAATACCAGAGCGGGAAAGACACTCGTGGCCGGGTCGTCGCTCCGGGGCCGGACTCACCTGACGCGGATGGGCGATTACTGGCTGGAGATAGAGCCAACAGGCAGCTATATGTTATTTACCGAACATAGAGACTGTCCCGGGATGATTGGGATGGTGGGTACCGTTATCGGCAACGCGAATATCAATATCAGCCAGATGCAGGTTAGCCGGGGAGTGCACCGTGGTGGTGGCGCGATGATGGTGCTCTGTCTGGATGACCCGATAACCGAGGAGTGCTATCAACAGATACGTGCCATACCGGATATGTACAAGGTGCTCGCCGTAAAACTGAACAAGTAG
- a CDS encoding aminotransferase class III-fold pyridoxal phosphate-dependent enzyme, producing the protein MKQSTVNSAQAGLAELIATAKEYVWPAFGRDSTFFDLPVSIISAGEGNYVIDSFGNRLLETNSCGAAASLGFNHPVLMEAMKQQMEKIVVTTPNLFAPTEPVVWLSEKLAQITPGSLKYTIYSSNGSDANETALKIARHYWKIMGEGTKYKVIHRYPGDYHGMGMSISSASGHIFRRTPFEPLMAGFVAIHAPNCYRCPYNLTCPECDLLCAEELRKVIEFEDPSTVACFITESTNTGLGIIPPPPGYMKRIREICDQYEILLICDEVITGFARSGFWFECEKHGIVPDMLAMGKNMSWGCGALAGTHVKSEIAEAFTGKNTLQHGYTFGGTGYLAAAGLVGIKYVEEHNLLARAKEIGDIMAKELGAIKDKSAVVGDVRANAGLIAVELVKDKVTKELFPDRAAVAGVVGKVGRENGVLFACSTWYGDILWMMVSLTMTNDELGLIVNAVDKAVAAVEKQFT; encoded by the coding sequence ATGAAACAGTCAACGGTAAATAGTGCGCAGGCCGGATTGGCCGAATTAATCGCCACGGCCAAAGAATACGTGTGGCCGGCTTTCGGCAGAGACTCCACCTTTTTTGACCTCCCGGTATCCATTATCAGCGCCGGTGAGGGCAACTATGTAATCGATAGCTTTGGCAACCGTTTGCTGGAGACGAACTCGTGTGGCGCAGCCGCTTCCCTCGGCTTCAATCACCCGGTGCTCATGGAAGCGATGAAGCAGCAGATGGAGAAGATAGTCGTTACCACTCCCAATCTCTTCGCCCCCACGGAACCGGTGGTCTGGCTTTCTGAAAAGCTCGCCCAGATAACGCCCGGCAGCCTGAAATATACCATTTACAGCAGCAACGGCAGTGATGCCAACGAGACAGCGCTCAAAATCGCCCGGCATTACTGGAAGATAATGGGCGAGGGTACGAAGTACAAGGTCATCCACCGTTACCCCGGTGACTATCATGGCATGGGTATGAGTATCTCCAGCGCCAGCGGCCATATCTTTCGGCGGACGCCGTTTGAGCCGCTCATGGCCGGTTTCGTGGCCATCCATGCCCCGAACTGCTATCGCTGCCCGTATAACCTGACCTGTCCGGAGTGCGACCTGCTGTGCGCTGAAGAGCTGCGCAAGGTTATCGAGTTTGAAGACCCATCGACCGTAGCCTGTTTCATCACCGAGTCAACCAATACCGGACTGGGAATCATTCCGCCGCCTCCGGGATATATGAAGCGAATTCGGGAGATCTGTGACCAGTATGAAATCCTGCTCATTTGCGATGAGGTAATCACCGGCTTCGCCCGCAGCGGCTTCTGGTTCGAGTGCGAAAAGCATGGCATTGTGCCCGATATGCTGGCCATGGGCAAGAACATGTCCTGGGGCTGTGGCGCGCTGGCGGGCACGCACGTAAAGAGCGAAATCGCTGAGGCCTTCACGGGCAAGAACACCCTGCAGCATGGATACACATTTGGTGGTACCGGTTATCTGGCCGCCGCCGGACTGGTCGGCATAAAGTACGTGGAAGAGCACAACCTGCTGGCCCGGGCAAAGGAAATCGGCGATATTATGGCCAAGGAGCTGGGTGCCATCAAGGACAAATCGGCCGTCGTCGGCGACGTGCGCGCCAATGCCGGTTTGATTGCGGTTGAGCTGGTCAAGGATAAGGTGACCAAGGAACTGTTCCCCGACCGCGCTGCCGTGGCCGGAGTTGTCGGCAAAGTGGGCCGGGAAAACGGAGTCCTGTTCGCCTGCTCGACGTGGTACGGCGATATCCTCTGGATGATGGTCTCGTTGACCATGACCAATGACGAGCTCGGCCTGATTGTCAATGCCGTTGATAAAGCGGTCGCCGCGGTGGAAAAGCAGTTCACTTAA
- a CDS encoding PD-(D/E)XK nuclease family protein encodes MRPLSFSQINLYQTCPLSYRLQYIDGLKPKDKWYFSFGSTVHLCAEHFFRVRVPPPPALEELLRFYEENWLSGGYESAEEEANYKAYGKEMLTTFWEIHNRDFQMPLAVEKLFYIDIGGVKLRGFIDRVDKLEDSGLSIVDYKTSKELFTNDYLRKDLQLTLYQIAAEQLWQLPVEKLTLYHMRSNTPVSCPGRKPTQLNEAKQLVLDVAEKINQGIFPATENDYCPCDFPEHCPYYRHLYRGGIAETAAGEPPSTTIEAEDIERYASLQAQIKELQKELDELRQGIISYCEAEGLNRVFGPENEITYQLVEMTGFKEEDIKSLLEPEGLWEKVTGLDQSRLKQLLSDEAVAQELRDRIQSLRQIISTQQRLSVKRRQDEDKEI; translated from the coding sequence ATCAGACCGCTCAGTTTTTCACAGATCAATCTTTATCAAACGTGCCCGCTCAGCTACAGGCTTCAGTATATCGACGGCCTGAAGCCAAAGGACAAGTGGTATTTCAGCTTCGGCTCAACCGTGCACCTCTGTGCCGAACATTTTTTCCGTGTGAGAGTGCCACCACCTCCCGCCCTCGAAGAGCTGCTTCGCTTCTATGAGGAAAACTGGCTCTCCGGAGGCTATGAGTCCGCCGAAGAGGAGGCGAACTACAAAGCATATGGGAAAGAGATGCTGACCACTTTCTGGGAAATCCACAATCGTGATTTCCAGATGCCTCTGGCCGTGGAGAAACTATTCTATATTGACATCGGTGGCGTGAAACTGAGGGGATTTATCGACCGGGTGGACAAGCTGGAAGACAGCGGATTATCCATCGTTGACTATAAAACGAGCAAAGAGCTGTTCACCAATGATTACCTGAGGAAAGACCTCCAGTTAACCCTTTACCAGATAGCCGCCGAGCAGCTCTGGCAGCTACCGGTAGAAAAACTGACCCTGTACCACATGAGGTCAAATACGCCTGTTAGCTGTCCTGGTCGCAAGCCCACTCAGCTCAACGAGGCAAAACAACTGGTCCTCGACGTCGCGGAAAAGATTAACCAAGGGATTTTCCCGGCCACGGAGAATGATTATTGCCCCTGCGATTTCCCCGAGCATTGCCCGTACTACCGCCATTTATACAGGGGGGGAATCGCGGAAACAGCCGCCGGAGAGCCGCCGTCCACCACTATCGAAGCCGAGGACATAGAACGGTATGCATCCCTTCAGGCACAGATTAAAGAGCTACAAAAAGAACTCGACGAATTGAGGCAGGGAATAATCAGTTACTGCGAAGCAGAAGGGCTGAACCGCGTTTTCGGGCCGGAGAACGAAATCACCTACCAGCTGGTGGAGATGACCGGTTTCAAAGAAGAAGATATCAAGTCTCTCCTTGAGCCGGAGGGTTTGTGGGAAAAAGTTACCGGCCTTGACCAATCGAGGCTCAAACAACTGCTCAGCGATGAGGCGGTCGCTCAGGAATTAAGAGACCGGATTCAATCCTTAAGACAGATAATCTCCACCCAGCAACGGTTGTCGGTAAAGAGACGCCAGGACGAAGACAAAGAGATATAG
- a CDS encoding cytochrome c biogenesis protein CcdA has translation MSVAVAFTAGLLSFLSPCVLPLVPVYFASLVGPELLDKKGSGLRLPTFLHSLSFVLGFSLVFTTMGAIAGLTAFAINPSLALLNKISGSFLIAFGVFLLAALKIPWLNYEKRLNPSLGNTTGYLRSFLIGASFSLAWTACVGPILGAILTVALNTGTAWHGACLLAIYSLGLGLPFLVIGLAFDSLSPVLKRIQRYTGIIHVISGLLLIIIGILVLTDKVRWFSTLAA, from the coding sequence GTGTCGGTCGCCGTTGCCTTTACGGCGGGGCTGTTATCCTTTCTATCGCCCTGCGTGTTACCGCTGGTTCCGGTCTATTTTGCCAGCCTGGTCGGGCCGGAACTGCTTGATAAAAAGGGAAGCGGCCTGCGCCTGCCGACGTTTCTCCACTCACTCAGCTTTGTCCTGGGCTTCTCGCTGGTTTTTACTACTATGGGGGCTATTGCCGGGCTGACCGCGTTTGCCATCAACCCGAGCCTGGCTTTGCTCAATAAAATTTCCGGCAGCTTCTTAATTGCCTTCGGCGTCTTTTTGCTGGCGGCGCTGAAAATACCATGGCTCAATTACGAAAAGCGCCTGAATCCGTCGCTGGGGAATACCACGGGCTATCTCCGCTCCTTTCTCATCGGGGCTTCCTTCTCCCTTGCCTGGACCGCCTGCGTCGGCCCGATACTCGGTGCCATTCTGACCGTCGCTCTGAATACTGGGACCGCCTGGCATGGAGCATGTCTGCTGGCAATTTATTCTCTGGGTCTGGGGCTTCCGTTTCTGGTCATCGGGCTGGCCTTCGACTCACTTTCCCCGGTTTTAAAGCGCATACAGCGCTATACAGGGATAATACACGTAATCAGCGGCTTGCTTCTCATAATTATCGGTATTCTGGTCCTGACTGATAAAGTACGCTGGTTCTCCACGCTCGCGGCGTGA
- a CDS encoding TlpA family protein disulfide reductase, with protein MKKVLMIVVSLLIPALLLSSVLLTGCASSGPATEYGPEVGKLAPDFKLIGLDKQEVSLSGLRGKPVLLNFWATWCGPCRIEMPFLQEIYEEWTGKGLVVLAVNVQENPTTVKKFVENAGLTFPVLLSPGNDVPLAYNIRGIPATFLIDADGVIRDIKIGAFFGVGEIESKLAKIMP; from the coding sequence ATGAAGAAAGTATTGATGATAGTTGTGAGCCTGCTGATTCCGGCCTTGTTATTGTCCAGTGTTTTGTTAACCGGCTGTGCCAGTTCCGGTCCGGCAACGGAATACGGTCCGGAGGTAGGTAAGCTGGCGCCGGACTTCAAGTTAATCGGTCTGGATAAGCAGGAAGTCTCGCTCAGTGGCTTGCGCGGTAAACCCGTGCTGCTTAATTTCTGGGCCACCTGGTGCGGCCCCTGTCGTATAGAGATGCCATTTCTACAGGAGATATACGAAGAATGGACCGGTAAAGGGCTGGTGGTGCTGGCGGTGAACGTCCAGGAAAACCCGACCACGGTGAAAAAATTTGTGGAGAACGCCGGTTTGACATTCCCGGTATTGCTGTCTCCCGGCAATGACGTTCCTCTTGCCTATAATATACGTGGTATACCGGCCACATTCTTAATTGATGCCGATGGTGTAATCCGCGATATTAAAATCGGTGCGTTCTTTGGGGTGGGGGAGATTGAATCGAAATTGGCCAAAATCATGCCGTAA
- the tkt gene encoding transketolase: MSDSRLDELCINTIRFLAVDAVQQANSGHPGAPLGASPMAYVLWDRFLKHNPRDPRWPDRDRFILSCGHASAMLYALLHLTGYDLSLDDLKQFRQWDSKTPGHPEYGVVPGLEVTTGPLGQGFANGVGMAMAERWLAANYNQPGHEIIDHYIYAIVSDGDLEEGISSEAASIAGNLRLGKLIYLYDDNGISIEGNTDITFTEDIAERFQAYGWQVIGPVNGFDIDSVESAIQEAQAEKNRPSLIICRTVIGYGSPNKAGMAAAHGEPLGEDEVRLTKKHLGWNYEEPFTVPPEALEHLRRAQKQGKKHQEEWQRSFEAYRQAYPDEARQLEKDLKGDLPEGWDSGLDSLFKDETKPIATRSASGLVMNALAPRIRSLVGGSADLSPSTKTNLTDYGAYSSGDYSARNLHFGVREHAMGAIASGMALHGGIIPFTGTFLIFYDYMRPPVRLAAMMGLRVIYIFSHDSVGLGEDGPTHQPVEQLAGLRSVPNLVTIRPADATETVEAWKIALQRRDGPTALVLSRQNLPVLGRNNLAPASSVQRGGYVLWEAAAPDLIIIGTGSEIHIALEAGKMLQEKGIKARVVSLPSWELFDAQPAEYRDTVLPKNIKARVSIEAGSPLGWERYAGDNGVIIGIPHFGASAPGKIIYEKLGLTAQRVADEAENLLRGGEK, from the coding sequence ATGAGCGATTCCAGGCTCGATGAACTCTGCATCAACACCATAAGGTTTCTGGCCGTTGACGCGGTGCAGCAGGCCAATTCCGGCCATCCCGGAGCGCCCCTGGGTGCGTCGCCAATGGCTTATGTCCTGTGGGACCGATTTCTCAAGCATAACCCCAGGGACCCAAGGTGGCCAGACCGTGACCGCTTCATTCTCTCCTGCGGCCACGCCTCGGCGATGCTCTATGCGCTTCTGCACCTGACCGGCTATGACCTGTCGCTGGATGATCTCAAGCAGTTCCGCCAGTGGGATAGCAAGACACCCGGCCACCCCGAATACGGCGTTGTCCCCGGCCTTGAGGTGACTACGGGACCGCTCGGGCAGGGATTTGCCAATGGCGTGGGTATGGCCATGGCCGAGCGCTGGCTGGCGGCAAACTACAACCAGCCAGGCCATGAAATAATCGACCATTATATCTATGCCATCGTCTCCGATGGCGACCTTGAGGAAGGTATTTCTTCGGAGGCGGCTTCCATAGCCGGGAATCTGCGTCTGGGCAAGCTCATCTATCTCTATGACGACAACGGTATCTCCATTGAAGGAAACACCGATATCACCTTTACCGAGGATATTGCAGAGCGTTTCCAGGCTTATGGCTGGCAGGTTATCGGGCCGGTTAATGGCTTTGACATTGACAGCGTGGAAAGCGCGATTCAAGAAGCTCAGGCAGAAAAAAATCGTCCCAGCCTGATTATCTGCAGGACAGTCATTGGCTACGGCAGCCCGAACAAAGCCGGCATGGCGGCTGCTCACGGCGAACCGCTCGGGGAGGATGAAGTACGGCTGACCAAGAAGCATTTGGGCTGGAATTACGAAGAACCTTTCACTGTGCCCCCGGAAGCACTGGAACACCTGCGTCGAGCACAGAAGCAAGGTAAGAAACATCAGGAAGAATGGCAGAGAAGCTTTGAGGCATACCGTCAGGCGTATCCCGATGAAGCGCGTCAGCTTGAAAAAGACCTTAAAGGTGACCTGCCGGAAGGCTGGGATAGTGGTCTTGATAGTTTATTCAAGGATGAAACCAAGCCGATTGCCACCCGGTCGGCCTCAGGGCTGGTAATGAATGCCCTGGCGCCCAGAATCCGTTCTCTGGTGGGAGGCTCGGCGGATTTATCTCCCTCGACAAAGACAAATCTGACGGACTATGGTGCTTATAGTTCTGGCGATTACAGTGCCCGAAATCTGCACTTCGGCGTCAGAGAGCATGCCATGGGTGCCATCGCCAGCGGTATGGCATTGCACGGAGGCATTATACCGTTCACCGGAACGTTTCTTATCTTCTACGACTACATGCGCCCGCCGGTGCGTCTGGCAGCCATGATGGGGCTGCGAGTGATTTACATTTTCTCCCACGACTCGGTGGGATTGGGAGAGGATGGACCGACCCACCAGCCCGTTGAACAACTCGCTGGCCTGAGGTCGGTTCCCAATCTGGTGACTATCCGCCCCGCCGATGCCACCGAGACTGTGGAGGCGTGGAAAATAGCCCTGCAACGACGCGATGGCCCGACGGCGCTTGTGCTCAGCCGCCAGAATCTGCCGGTGCTTGGCCGCAATAATCTGGCTCCGGCCAGCAGTGTGCAGCGAGGTGGTTATGTACTCTGGGAGGCGGCGGCACCTGACTTGATTATCATTGGCACCGGCTCGGAAATACATATCGCGCTGGAGGCCGGGAAAATGCTGCAAGAAAAGGGCATCAAGGCTCGTGTCGTATCGCTGCCGTCCTGGGAATTATTTGATGCCCAGCCTGCTGAATACCGTGATACAGTATTGCCAAAGAATATAAAAGCCCGGGTATCCATCGAGGCCGGCAGCCCACTGGGGTGGGAGCGGTATGCCGGCGATAACGGGGTTATTATCGGGATTCCTCATTTCGGAGCTTCTGCTCCGGGCAAGATAATCTACGAGAAGCTGGGCCTGACCGCCCAGCGTGTGGCTGATGAAGCCGAGAACCTTCTGCGAGGAGGCGAAAAATGA